From Cellulosimicrobium cellulans, the proteins below share one genomic window:
- a CDS encoding hotdog fold thioesterase — MGLRTAGTLIERMGIELEDVSADRVTARMPVAGNTQPAGLLHGGASVVLAETLGSIAAQLHGGPGRAAVGIEVNATHHRGVRDGWVHGEAVAVHRGRTTASYEIVVSDDAGRRVCTARLTCMILSLD, encoded by the coding sequence ATGGGCCTGCGTACCGCGGGCACGCTCATCGAGCGCATGGGCATCGAGCTGGAGGACGTGAGCGCGGACCGCGTCACCGCCCGCATGCCCGTCGCGGGCAACACCCAGCCCGCCGGGCTCCTGCACGGGGGCGCGTCGGTGGTGCTCGCCGAGACGCTCGGATCGATCGCCGCCCAGCTCCACGGCGGGCCGGGGCGCGCCGCGGTGGGCATCGAGGTCAACGCGACGCACCACCGAGGGGTGCGCGACGGCTGGGTCCACGGGGAGGCGGTCGCGGTGCACCGTGGCCGCACGACGGCGAGCTACGAGATCGTGGTGTCCGACGACGCGGGGCGTCGCGTGTGCACGGCGCGCCTCACGTGCATGATCCTCAGCCTGGACTGA
- a CDS encoding GNAT family N-acetyltransferase — MRPAVEVRPAVGDDLPGIAVLCSEARRESASGAQICAPDEDRLVRHLSVLLTLPGGNVLVALHDGRPVGFVLARVLDPHLFADEPSLYVEAVYVGEDARRRGVGHALLSATADLAATAGATHVYSVPIPGSRGVQRFLARLGFGPVAGHRVVSTAVLQRRLAADLTPTRRGTRSLEDLIARRRRARTETMSGPVDLREFQAEYRSRSGVVTPVEARETLPG; from the coding sequence GTGCGCCCAGCAGTGGAGGTCAGGCCCGCGGTCGGTGACGACCTGCCGGGGATCGCTGTGCTGTGCTCGGAGGCTCGCCGCGAGTCGGCGTCCGGGGCCCAGATCTGCGCGCCCGACGAGGACCGCCTGGTCCGGCATCTGTCGGTGCTGCTGACGTTGCCCGGCGGCAACGTCCTCGTCGCCCTGCACGACGGCCGTCCTGTCGGGTTCGTGCTGGCGCGCGTGCTCGACCCGCACCTGTTCGCCGACGAGCCGAGCCTGTACGTCGAGGCCGTCTACGTCGGCGAGGACGCGCGCCGTCGCGGCGTGGGCCACGCACTGCTCAGCGCGACCGCCGACCTCGCCGCCACCGCCGGCGCGACGCACGTCTACTCGGTGCCGATCCCCGGCTCGCGCGGCGTCCAGCGCTTCCTCGCGCGGCTCGGCTTCGGCCCGGTCGCGGGCCACCGCGTCGTGTCGACCGCGGTGCTGCAGCGCCGCCTCGCGGCCGATCTCACGCCGACCCGCCGGGGCACCCGGTCCCTCGAGGATCTCATCGCGCGCCGCCGTCGCGCCCGGACCGAGACGATGTCCGGCCCGGTCGACCTGCGCGAGTTCCAGGCGGAGTACCGCAGCCGCAGCGGCGTCGTGACCCCGGTCGAGGCCCGCGAGACCCTGCCCGGCTGA
- a CDS encoding ANTAR domain-containing response regulator: MIEPEPAATPAPSGRPARRAVVAEDEALIRLDVVETLRDAGFDVVGEAGDGATAVKLALELKPDVVVMDVKMPELDGISAAEQIGKAHAAPVVLLTAFSQAELVERARDAGAMAYVVKPFTPADLLPAVEIAISRYSQITALESEVADLAERFETRKRVDRAKGLLMTKMGLSEPESFRWIQKTSMDRRLTMREVADAVIEQVGGA; this comes from the coding sequence ATGATCGAGCCCGAGCCCGCCGCGACCCCCGCCCCGTCGGGCCGTCCCGCGCGACGCGCGGTCGTCGCCGAGGACGAGGCCCTGATCCGTCTCGACGTGGTCGAGACGCTGCGCGACGCCGGGTTCGACGTCGTCGGCGAGGCCGGCGACGGCGCGACGGCGGTGAAGCTGGCGCTCGAGCTCAAGCCCGACGTCGTCGTCATGGACGTGAAGATGCCCGAGCTCGACGGCATCTCCGCCGCGGAGCAGATCGGCAAGGCGCACGCCGCGCCCGTCGTCCTGCTGACGGCGTTCTCGCAGGCGGAGCTCGTCGAGCGGGCGCGTGACGCGGGGGCCATGGCCTACGTCGTCAAGCCGTTCACGCCGGCGGACCTGCTGCCCGCGGTCGAGATCGCGATCTCGCGCTACTCGCAGATCACGGCGCTCGAGTCCGAGGTCGCGGACCTGGCCGAGCGCTTCGAGACGCGCAAGCGCGTGGACCGCGCCAAGGGTCTGCTCATGACCAAGATGGGCCTGTCGGAGCCGGAGTCGTTCCGCTGGATCCAGAAGACGTCGATGGACCGTCGCCTCACCATGCGCGAGGTCGCGGACGCCGTCATCGAGCAGGTCGGCGGCGCCTGA
- a CDS encoding glycoside hydrolase domain-containing protein, translating into MLEHVDPFVGTGVTDLPTPTGLAATWWSPKPLVGNTHPGAAHPLGMVSACAYSGAYPTGYGRYDLGTEGVPSTLFDHPVASGLTHFQQSGTGAIRKYYNYVRVTPMLEPLDALGRHWDLLGEEASPGYYAATLGNGVRCEVTVGPKSAVHRYTFPAHADARLVVDLSLGGLAIPHGTTVPLRAHLATLGPGTAAGEIVVEGAPLAVHLQCDARRWRQMLWYDRRLMPGSTRLDLGGIRPTTLRSFGLLWAGPTTPGQVVELRLGFSLRGPERARANLVADCGPAPAAFEARHHRTAATWSEHLDRIEVACPDPERRTVFATALYHALLKPCLAPDESPFWPGDTPFAFDVSTMWDIYRTQLPLLTTFWPERAVELAAALLHVCEEEGNFPIGYRMARGADRFSRQASALAHTFLADLCALDEPGLDWDWALVHLHNDLRRTYGEDYLLHGVAHPISHTLDLAFGYWCTALVARRVGDHALADELTRHARGWVSAFDPATGLLHDSTFYEGGRWNYSFRLLHDMAARIGLAGGDEAFVALLDRFFGVGAPAVRQPGEQPSAAEMAAGYALNRFEGLNNEPDMDAPWAYHYAGRPDRTAEVVHAAVHQRFGTGPGGLPGNDDSGALSSWYVWASLGLFPVAGQGIFLVSVPSFAESRLHVPGGTLTIETTGFVEPGPRTPPQHVRAAWLDGRPLHRTWLPATRVRRGGRLLLELGPHPSDWGTAPEHRPPSYPDGSPAHHPTDQTPETS; encoded by the coding sequence GTGCTCGAGCACGTGGACCCGTTCGTGGGGACGGGTGTGACCGACCTCCCGACGCCGACCGGTCTCGCCGCGACGTGGTGGTCCCCCAAGCCGCTCGTCGGGAACACCCACCCCGGCGCCGCCCACCCGCTCGGGATGGTCTCGGCGTGCGCCTACTCGGGCGCCTACCCGACGGGGTACGGCCGGTACGACCTCGGCACCGAGGGCGTGCCGAGCACGCTGTTCGACCATCCGGTCGCGTCGGGCCTCACGCACTTCCAGCAGTCCGGCACGGGCGCGATCCGCAAGTACTACAACTACGTGCGCGTGACGCCCATGCTCGAGCCGCTCGACGCGCTCGGCCGGCACTGGGACCTGCTCGGCGAGGAGGCCTCCCCCGGGTACTACGCCGCCACGCTCGGCAACGGGGTCCGGTGCGAGGTCACGGTCGGGCCCAAGAGCGCCGTCCACCGCTACACGTTCCCCGCGCACGCCGACGCCCGCCTCGTCGTCGACCTCTCGCTCGGCGGGCTGGCGATCCCTCACGGCACGACCGTGCCCCTGCGCGCGCACCTCGCGACGCTCGGCCCGGGGACGGCGGCCGGCGAGATCGTCGTGGAGGGTGCGCCGCTCGCGGTCCACCTCCAGTGCGACGCCCGCCGCTGGCGGCAGATGCTCTGGTACGACCGCCGGCTGATGCCGGGGAGCACGCGCCTCGACCTCGGCGGGATCCGTCCCACCACGCTGCGGTCGTTCGGGCTGCTCTGGGCGGGTCCGACGACGCCCGGGCAGGTCGTCGAGCTCCGCCTCGGGTTCTCGCTGCGCGGCCCGGAGCGGGCGCGCGCGAACCTCGTCGCCGACTGCGGTCCCGCGCCCGCGGCCTTCGAGGCGCGGCACCACCGCACCGCGGCGACCTGGAGCGAGCACCTGGACCGGATCGAGGTCGCGTGCCCGGACCCCGAGCGCCGGACCGTCTTCGCGACCGCGCTCTACCACGCGCTCCTCAAGCCGTGCCTCGCCCCGGACGAGAGCCCGTTCTGGCCGGGCGACACGCCCTTCGCGTTCGACGTGTCGACGATGTGGGACATCTACCGGACACAGCTCCCGCTCCTGACGACCTTCTGGCCGGAGCGCGCCGTCGAGCTCGCCGCCGCGCTCCTGCACGTCTGCGAGGAGGAGGGGAACTTCCCGATCGGCTACCGGATGGCGCGCGGGGCCGACCGCTTCTCGCGCCAGGCGAGCGCGCTCGCGCACACGTTCCTCGCCGACCTGTGCGCGCTCGACGAGCCGGGCCTCGACTGGGACTGGGCGCTCGTGCACCTGCACAACGACCTGCGCCGGACCTACGGCGAGGACTACCTGCTCCACGGCGTCGCGCACCCGATCAGCCACACGCTCGATCTCGCGTTCGGCTACTGGTGCACCGCGCTCGTCGCGCGCCGCGTCGGCGACCACGCGCTTGCCGACGAGCTCACGCGGCACGCCCGCGGGTGGGTGAGCGCGTTCGATCCCGCCACCGGGCTGCTGCACGACTCGACCTTCTACGAGGGCGGTCGGTGGAACTACTCCTTCCGCCTCCTGCACGACATGGCGGCGCGGATCGGGCTCGCAGGCGGCGACGAGGCGTTCGTCGCGCTCCTCGACCGGTTCTTCGGCGTCGGTGCACCGGCCGTGAGGCAGCCGGGCGAGCAGCCGTCCGCCGCCGAGATGGCCGCCGGGTACGCGCTGAACCGCTTCGAGGGGCTGAACAACGAGCCCGACATGGACGCGCCGTGGGCCTACCACTACGCCGGGCGCCCCGACCGGACGGCCGAGGTCGTGCACGCCGCGGTCCACCAGCGCTTCGGCACCGGGCCGGGCGGCCTGCCCGGCAACGACGACTCGGGCGCGCTGAGCTCGTGGTACGTCTGGGCGTCGCTCGGCCTGTTCCCGGTCGCCGGGCAGGGGATCTTCCTCGTCAGCGTGCCGTCGTTCGCCGAGTCCCGCCTCCACGTCCCCGGCGGGACGCTCACGATCGAGACCACCGGCTTCGTCGAGCCCGGCCCGCGCACGCCGCCGCAGCACGTGCGCGCCGCGTGGCTCGACGGCCGCCCGCTCCACCGCACCTGGCTCCCCGCGACGCGCGTGCGCCGCGGCGGGCGCCTCCTCCTCGAGCTCGGTCCGCACCCCTCCGACTGGGGCACCGCGCCCGAGCACCGGCCGCCGTCGTACCCCGACGGGAGCCCCGCACACCACCCGACCGACCAGACCCCGGAGACGTCATGA